Genomic DNA from Bacteroides zhangwenhongii:
TCCGTATCCAAAATCATAATCGGTTTATTTGCCGGTAGTTTAGCGGTAGTCGGCGACGGTATCGACTCGGCAACCGACGTCCTCATCTCTATCGTTATGATTTTTACGGCAAGAGTGATGAATCGTCCGCCTTCAAAGAAATATGTGTTCGGTTATGAGAAAGCGGAAGGGATCGCGACTAAAATCTTGTCACTTGTGATATTCTATGCTGGTATGCAGATGTTGGTATCATCCATCCAAAACATCTTTTGCGATGAAATGAAAGAGATACCGTCAGCCATCGCTATCTATGTGACTATATTCTCTATTATCGGTAAGCTACTATTAGCTTCATATCAATACAAGCAAGGAAAGAAAATAGACAGCTCCATGCTGACGGCAAATGCGATTAATATGCGTAATGATGTCATTATTTCGGCAGGAGTTTTATTAGGATTACTGTTTACTTTCCTACTTAAGTTACCCATACTCGACTCAATAACAGGATTGATAATCAGTCTCTTTATCATCAAATCTTCCATCGGTATTTTCATGGACTCAAATGTAGAGCTTATGGATGGTGTAAAAGATGTCAATGTATACAATAAGATATTCGAAGCCGTCGAGAAAGTGCCGGGCGCAAGCAATCCGCATCGGGTCAGATCACGAATGATAGGAAACCGGTATATCATCACTCTCGACATTGAAGTGAATCCTCATATAACCATCACACAGGCACACGAAATTGCCGGAGCCGTAGAAAAAAGCATAGAAGACTCCATAGACAATGTATATGATATTTTAGTACACGTAGAGCCTGCCGGAGAATGTCAGACAGATGAGAAATTCGGAGTGAACAAGGGTATGGTCTGATTGGTATATAGATATATTATTTATAGAAATTTATTCAATTCTTCTACCAACAAGTAAACAGTAGTAGAAGATTCCTGTTGTGCCGGATTATTGCCATCAAATTGTTTCATGATAGTTTTAGCATGATTTATGGCTTGCTCTTGTTTAGAAAACAAAGCATTGAACATTTTAGAACTTACACCCGATTTTTTTGTATAGGAAAATCCCAGTAAAGTGCTCAACATTTTTTCATATCTGGAACGATGTAAAGCTCCTTGATATAAATTGAAATGAAGTAAAAACCAAAACTCAAAAGCTTGGTTGCTATAAGCCACTTCAAAACCATTCTGTTGTGCCAAGAGAATCGCAGAGTTGAAATCATTTTCAGGAAAGTCATCTTTGTCAAAAACCACCCAATTCTGGTTATATATCCGTCCTTTTCGCTTTTCCTGTTCTTTTATATTGATAGCCTTCTGCACTAATGTTAATGTTCCCATACCCTGCCCTACAGCTTTCACATTGGCTGAAGTCAAACGAAAAGCGTTAAAATAATCCGGTTCTGTATTCACTCCTTCACAAATAATCAGAAATGTTTGTTTCACTTCACGCACACCACTGATACGAGTTATCTTTCTTTCGACACGCGGATTTATATTTTTCCCTTTTGTAGCCGCCATAAGTTAATTTTCTTGGATATTGAACAAACGGGTTAAATCTCCAACAATTGGAATTGCTCCATACTTTCCAGATAAATAATCTTTTTCAAACGAAGCGTCATTACGTATTTTATACTCTGCCAATGAATAAAGCTCAGTTGCTCCATAGCGGTCTTTCTGTGTGAACCAGATCTGGTCTCGTCGGAAGATATTAGCACTCAATAAATTGGTATCATGAGTAGTGAAAATCAATTGAGCATTTTTCGGATTTGTTTCTTTTGAATTAAACAAGGCAATAATTCTACACGTAAGAAGTGGATGCATTTTAGAATCAAATTCATCTATAATCAGACGCTTTCCATTATCCAAGGCATCAATGATAGGATACGCTAAAGAAAAATACTTTATTGTGCCTTCCGATTCATTTTTTCTGAATGGAAAAGTAACAGTCTTCACTTCATACCCTTTCTCATCGTACTGTGTATGCGTACTAACGATAGTATTATCTATTTTCTCAATGTTTTCAATGCCTAAATCAGCATAACGGGAAAACTCTACAACTCTTTGCTTTATTTTAATATCATCCAATTGGATGGTTGCAGTATTCCATATCTTTTCATCATTAGAGCCTGAAATAATAGTGGTATCATTCAGCCATTTCATTATCTCCACCGCTATCGGATCATTAAATTGAGCTGCAACAGATAGTAACAATGCGTTCGCCCTCACCATTCGTTTACCCGCAAGCTCTTTACCAACGACAAATTTGGTATGAATATCAAAATTATCTTTTTCCCGATAGAATAATTCCACTTCCTTAGCTCTCTTTTTATTAGCCTTTTGATAGAGCCACTCCGAATGTACCAATGAATTATCAGCCTCAAAACCATAACGATATTGATTGTCCTCATCACAGAATATGGCTTCAAAATAACTTGGTTCATTCACAGTGAGCGAATTCAACCGGAAACTTTCTATATTAACCCGTTCTCCCGCTTGAATATCCTTCGATGAGTTTATCACATACCATTTAAAGAATTCAAACGCCTTAATAAAATTGGATTTCCCGGATGCATTAGCACCATAAACAACCGCACTCTTCATTAAGGATAATCCGACATTTCCTACACTAAAGATTATATCTTCAGCCGGAACCTGTATTTCTTTCAAAGCCGATGCAACCAATGACAATGTAGATTGTTCTTTGAAGGATAAAAAGTTTCCTATTTTAAATTGAATAACCATACTTTAATATGCATATTTGAGAATTTATCACAAATATATCATTTATTATTCAAAATAGAAACACTTAACAGATGAATTACATT
This window encodes:
- a CDS encoding RloB family protein; the encoded protein is MAATKGKNINPRVERKITRISGVREVKQTFLIICEGVNTEPDYFNAFRLTSANVKAVGQGMGTLTLVQKAINIKEQEKRKGRIYNQNWVVFDKDDFPENDFNSAILLAQQNGFEVAYSNQAFEFWFLLHFNLYQGALHRSRYEKMLSTLLGFSYTKKSGVSSKMFNALFSKQEQAINHAKTIMKQFDGNNPAQQESSTTVYLLVEELNKFL
- a CDS encoding AAA family ATPase — protein: MVIQFKIGNFLSFKEQSTLSLVASALKEIQVPAEDIIFSVGNVGLSLMKSAVVYGANASGKSNFIKAFEFFKWYVINSSKDIQAGERVNIESFRLNSLTVNEPSYFEAIFCDEDNQYRYGFEADNSLVHSEWLYQKANKKRAKEVELFYREKDNFDIHTKFVVGKELAGKRMVRANALLLSVAAQFNDPIAVEIMKWLNDTTIISGSNDEKIWNTATIQLDDIKIKQRVVEFSRYADLGIENIEKIDNTIVSTHTQYDEKGYEVKTVTFPFRKNESEGTIKYFSLAYPIIDALDNGKRLIIDEFDSKMHPLLTCRIIALFNSKETNPKNAQLIFTTHDTNLLSANIFRRDQIWFTQKDRYGATELYSLAEYKIRNDASFEKDYLSGKYGAIPIVGDLTRLFNIQEN
- a CDS encoding cation diffusion facilitator family transporter, whose amino-acid sequence is MSREKILIKTSWISTIGNAILSVSKIIIGLFAGSLAVVGDGIDSATDVLISIVMIFTARVMNRPPSKKYVFGYEKAEGIATKILSLVIFYAGMQMLVSSIQNIFCDEMKEIPSAIAIYVTIFSIIGKLLLASYQYKQGKKIDSSMLTANAINMRNDVIISAGVLLGLLFTFLLKLPILDSITGLIISLFIIKSSIGIFMDSNVELMDGVKDVNVYNKIFEAVEKVPGASNPHRVRSRMIGNRYIITLDIEVNPHITITQAHEIAGAVEKSIEDSIDNVYDILVHVEPAGECQTDEKFGVNKGMV